TAATGGTATTTTGGGGGTAGATACAGGTGCTTTTTCGGGCTTTTTGTATGTGATGCAGGAACGCGAGTTTATCTATGAAATCTTTGAAGAAATCTGTGGTGCTCGTCTGACAACGAATATTGGTCGTATTGGAGGCTTCGAGCGTGATTTTAATGCGATAGCCTTTGAAAAAATACGTGAATTTCTGAAACGCTATCCTCCCGTATTGCAAGAGTTTGAAGAGTTGTTTGTTCGTAACCGCATTTTTATAGAACGAACCTCCGGTGTTGCTGCTGTAACAGCAGAAGATGCCCTGGATTATGGCTGGTCTGGCCCTATTTTGCGGGCTACCGGCGTAGATTATGATATCCGCGTACAGAATCCTTATTGCTCCTATGACGAATTTGATTTCGATGTGCCTGTTGGCACGACAGGGGATGTCTATGACCGATTTATGGTACGGAATGCCGAAATGTGGCAATCTCTTCGGATTATAGAGCAGGCATTGGACAAAATCGAGAAAGAGCCTAAAGGGGTATTTCATGCCGAAGTGCCTGATTTTTATTTGCCTCCGAAAGAACAGGTGTATACCAATATGGAAGCTTTAATCTATCATTTTAAAATCGTCATGGGTGAGGTGGATACACCAAAAGCTGAAGTCTATCATGCCGTCGAAGGGGCAAATGGTGAACTTGGATTTTATTTGATTCACGATGGTGGACGCTCACCTTATCGTCTGCATTTCAGGAGACCTTCTTTTGTCAATTATCAGATGTTTGCGCCAATGAGTGCAGGAATGCTGATTTCAGATGCTATTATAAATATGAGTAGTCTTAACGTTATAGCTGGAGAATTAGATGCTTAGTGTAAAACAACATAATGAAAATGTAACGTTTTCTCCAGAATTGTTAGCCAAGTTTGGAGAAGTAGTAAGCCGTTACCCCGAAGGAAAGCAGAAATCGGGCTTATTGCCCATTTTACATTTGGTTCAGGCGGAATACGGCTGGGTCAGCGCAGATGCCATGGATAAGGTTGCTGTTTACCTGAATATATTGCCGATTGAGGTGTACGAGGTGGCAACTTTCTATACCATGTTCCTGTTGCAACCTAAAGGAAAATATGTCCTGGAGATTTGCCGTACAGGGCCTTGTTGTTTGGTCGGTGCAGAGCGTATTATGGGGCATTTAGAGCAAAAGCTTGGTGTGAAGGAAGGCGAGGTCACAAGCGATGGGCTCTTTTCGTGGCGCGGTGTGGAATGTTTGGCTGCCTGTGGTTTTGGACCAGTCTTG
The genomic region above belongs to Sphingobacterium zeae and contains:
- a CDS encoding NADH-quinone oxidoreductase subunit D, with amino-acid sequence MSEFISKITPNQPVFEDNDPQDELITLNIGPTHPATHGVFQNVVQIDGERIVSGVSTIGYIHRAFEKIAEHRPFYQITPLTDRLNYCSAPINNMGWHMTVEKLLKIEIPKRVQYMRVIIMELARIADHIICNGILGVDTGAFSGFLYVMQEREFIYEIFEEICGARLTTNIGRIGGFERDFNAIAFEKIREFLKRYPPVLQEFEELFVRNRIFIERTSGVAAVTAEDALDYGWSGPILRATGVDYDIRVQNPYCSYDEFDFDVPVGTTGDVYDRFMVRNAEMWQSLRIIEQALDKIEKEPKGVFHAEVPDFYLPPKEQVYTNMEALIYHFKIVMGEVDTPKAEVYHAVEGANGELGFYLIHDGGRSPYRLHFRRPSFVNYQMFAPMSAGMLISDAIINMSSLNVIAGELDA
- a CDS encoding NADH-quinone oxidoreductase subunit NuoE family protein, with the translated sequence MLSVKQHNENVTFSPELLAKFGEVVSRYPEGKQKSGLLPILHLVQAEYGWVSADAMDKVAVYLNILPIEVYEVATFYTMFLLQPKGKYVLEICRTGPCCLVGAERIMGHLEQKLGVKEGEVTSDGLFSWRGVECLAACGFGPVLQIGPEYTFYEHLTEDKVDELIDNLKAKTE